The Oxyura jamaicensis isolate SHBP4307 breed ruddy duck chromosome 17, BPBGC_Ojam_1.0, whole genome shotgun sequence region GTCCTAGGATCTTGCACTGGTTCTGGCTTAACATCCCAGTGACTCTGGACACTAGATCCAAGATCTCAGGTATAAGCACACTTGTGATGGAACGTGGCTGGATGTTTGCTCAAAGTGAGAGAGGAACTTCAGTTTCACCAAGGACTTGATGTGGGAGGACCCCAGCATGCAGCCCTAACTCTGCAGGATCATGCGAGCTCCCTTATGGCTCTGTGGAGCCCCCCGCGTTTGTCTCACAAGCAGACATTGCCGAGACATGGGATGGAAAAGCCTTATCAGAGTTGGTGGTGGGAAGCCTGTGGTGTGTGTCTGAACACCGTTGCCCCAGCAggggggagagggcaggagggCATGCATGGCACTAATCTGAGCAATGGCCCTCTTGGCTAGCACTGTGGCTGTTCCCACTGTACTTATTAATGACCACTGTGGCTGTTCCCACTTACTAATGTTCCTACTTATTAATGACCAAACTGGTCCCATTTCACGGGTTCCCAATTCTAATTGCCCACCCCGGTGTCAATGAGAACCCACCAGAAACCTGGTCCGCAAGGGCTTGACAGCACTGCTGAGGGAACgcgtgaggaagctgcaggaggaggaggagttgAGCAGGCTGTGCACAAGGGTCACGCAGGCAGACGGGTTGCTGGAGCCGGTGATGCTGAAGACCTCGTCAGGACCAGGGACGTCCGATGTGTCGTCACTGGCAGCACAAGGCCCTGCATGTACTGAATGCCACCGCACTTCCTGGGAGTAGGTGAGGGGCCAGCAAGGATTAGACACAGTTTTAGCTCTTCTCTGATCCTAGTGAGAGAATAAAACAAGGGCAGGGGCAGCAAGAGATGAGGTTGGCAtcccacagaatcacagaattttctaggttggaagagacctcaagatcatcaagtccaacctctgacctaacactaacagtccccactaaaccatatccctaagctctacatctaaacgtcttttaaagacctccagggatggtgactccaccacttccctgggcagcccgttccagtgtctaacaaccctttcggtaaagaagctcttcctaagatccaacctaaaactcccctggcgcaacttaagcccattccccctcgtcctgtcaccaggcacgtgggagaacagaccaacccccacctcgctacagcttCCCTTGAGGTAAAGGGAGTAAAATCCCAAGGCGTTATAGAGGAAGAcagctgtagtgggtttacgtggcaaggttttggtagcagggggccataggggtggcttctgtgagaaggatctcgaAGCTGCCCTATGTTTGGTgagggccccactgctgaccagaactgagccaataagtgatgttgtttgcacctctgtgagagcagatttaagacgggaaaaaaaacacactgctccacacagcagctgggagagtgagaggagtgaggaacagccttgcaggcaccaaggtcagtgaaggagggggagaggtgctccaggcaggtgaagaagcgctatagactgaccataacctccattcccccattcccctgcaccactcggggggacgaggtggaagagggtggttgggggggaaggtgcttttggtttctttcctttgtttcttgcttctctagctcgttagtaataggcaataaatcttactatctccctatgctgagtctgttttgcccatcgcaataattactgcgcgatctcctcgtccttatctcaacccttgagcccctttcatcgtattttctccccgctcctctttgaggagggggagtgagagagcactTGTGGTGGAGCAGGCAGGCTGGAAAAGGTTTGCCAAACCTTATCTCAGTTATTCTACTGCAAGACCCAGATGCAGCAGggtcccagctgctgctgagttCAGGGCAAGCTGCAATGACTGGTCTGTGGGAGGCCGAGGAGCTGCAGCCATGGCCCTACCTGCTCTCAGGCCAGAAATACCATTTCAATGAATAAGGTATTCTTTCCAGTTAAAAGAAAGGCTGTTCTGGTCTGCCTTCCAAACACGTTCAATTCCTCTTTTGTCCATGCTCACGAGTCTGGTTGCTGAAACCCTGGGTAATCCTGCTTGCATTAGGCAGTCAGCCAGGCCTGGGCAATTCACTGCTTCATGATGCTTCGGCCCTCATGCTCCCCATTACCGAGGGTGACCTGGACTGCATGTGAATTCCCAGTGCCAGTTAGCTGCTTGCCTGTTAGAGCCATGCGGGGCTGCAGAAACCCCTCGAGGATCAGTGTTTCTCATCTCTAGGAGTTCCCCGGTATAactgtggtaaatggggctcTGTGTGGGGCATCCAGGTCTCATACCAGGGTCTGCTCCCCAGAGGGAGGTGTGGCAGGGCACTGAGTAGCTTGttaatgaaaaatttcagttttgctgggGATGAGAATGATTCCTGAATTTGCATCAGATTGTGCCACCAGTCCCtgtgagtggggaaaaaaagtttggaagAACCAAAACacctttatattttcaaaatggaatgttgctcttttaaaaagtgcttcAGAGTTGGTCAGCAGGACAGCAATACCCCAAACAGAAGGTCTTTGGTTCCCCGGTGATCTCCTTCTAGAATGGAGGAGCACTTCAGAGGAGCAAAGGGAAGTCTTTGCCTCTCTCCACCCTGAATGTGACCTTAGCACCTCTGGAGAGCAGCTTTGTGCTCGTCTATTAAGTAGGGAGCCAAGGAGTCTGCAAGTAGGAAATCCTGAACTGTGTGTCTGCTTGGAGGACATCGGTTCAGGAACGGAGACAAATGcactgggcttttttttttttttttagattgtgAACACACTCTGCAAAAGACTGACTGACGTTTCACCCATTAGCAGCTACACCCTATGAAACTGTCACCCAGTGCAATGGGTTGATATTAGATCCAGGAGCCTCACAACAGCCCTTCTGGCAGGTACTCACTTGTATGAGCATAGAGAGCAGCCTCCTGCGGAGCTGGTCCGTGCCGTGGCAGGGGCAGTGATGGGTGTACACGTTGTGTGTCTGCCCGTACAGCTGCAGCTTCACTCCTTCCTTCGGTGCCTGGTTCCCTTCTTCTATCCTGGAGGTGAGCTGTGTTGAGGTTCCTCCCATGGACAGGACTCCTGCCATCCCCTTTTCGGAAGGGACCAAGTGTCCTCGCCAGTCATACTGACCCCAAAAGAACCAGAGAGGTTGGTTATTAGGACTTCTGCATCTGGGTCATGGTCAGATACAAGCGCTAGTGCACAGAGAAAGCAGCTTTCTGGTGCAGTACAGCTgccccccctccacccccaggACGTAAGGATGCCGAACTGCAGGCTTTGGAGGGAACAGAGGTGCCATTGTAGAACCACAGCCGTCTGCACAGAGCTTTCCACAGTCAATGAGAGCAAACAGGGCTCACAGCCTTGGATGGCTGCTCAAGGCAGTGGTCTCAGAAGGTAGCAGCAGGGGAGAGGATGGTGATGAGGACTGAGAGGGAGGTTTCCAGGTGGACAGTTCCAGGCTTCAAGTGCTGCCTTGATGCTGAGTGCTCCTCCTGTCAGAAGAACCCTGTGGTTTCATCTCCTGCAGTCTTGCAGAACTGATTTTGGCAATGCTGAAGTGAGCAGTACAGGCAGGAAGGCCCACACTGCAGGCAGTGCTCTGTCCCTGGCCTGGGGAGGCTGTgttgctgccagcagggctagCAATTCCCTAGCTAGTGCACGCTTGCTGCTGGTTTTCAGCACTCTGTTTCACTTCCCTGTTGGGGAGTTACTCAGCTGCTGTCTGGCCTGCCTGTTTTGCACTTTGAGTCTTGGGACCCGCTGTATTGAGAAGCCATGGAGGGagcaaggaaaattaaatgcactttttttgttCAGTGTGTGCCTTCTGAACACAGACCAGGTGCCTATGTTGGGGACACCCAGCTATACTCGTGCTGGCATCTCAATGAGAGAGACATTTATGGgctttttccttgcttctctgTCCACAGGCTGTCCCCTGAGACAGATGGATCCTGGTGACAATTGCACAGCACCCTGCAGACATAGCAGCAATGCCTGTTCAACAGTGGCTCTGAGCTAGGACTGAAGGCCCCTGAGCAGGGCAGTGGAGTTCTTGTTTACACCCAGGACCAGGCTGTAAGGTTGTCTTTGGGAATGTCTTGGATGTGTTGTCCAAAAGCCTCTTATCAGGGCAAGAACGTGAGCACTTCCAGGCAAGGCTGTGTTAGAGGTTTGGTCTCTCAGCCTGGTTTTAACCCTCTCACATCACGTCCCCCCAGCCAGCTGGTGTTAGATATAACCTGCCTTCTCTAAAAGTCAGTGCAAGCTGTGCTCAAGCGTTGTTTAAAGTGCAGGGATTTTTAATGGTCCCTCCACATGtctctgttgctgtttgttAATGGGAATTGCTCGGCTCAGTTCCGTACTTCCCAGGAAGGATCATCCTTTACCTTGAAGAAGTTCTCCAGGACATAGTTAACAGCAATCCAATTGAATGCTTCCTTTTCTAGACTGGACAGGATTTGTGCCCCCTGAAAGTCAAAGGGCGTTGACTTCAGGGCCATGGTCAGGGCTGCAAGGAGATCATCAGAGAGGGTGGGATGGCTGAGGctagacagaaaagaaaaagaaggcacaATTGTTACAGGGCTTTGCCAGGGGCAGCCCACAGAGCGCACAGCTGCAGGACACCTGCTGCACCCCCTACTTTGGGTAGCAGCACTGTGAGGCACAACGATAATCCTCCTCCTGCTACTTCCCTCTGCCCTCGCACAGCACTGGTGCCAACAGCCTGCACAACGAAAACGCAGAGGGAAGGTTTGAGCAGCTGTGCCACCAGTCAAGAATTTGGGAGCTTAGTACCCTCTGCTTCTGAGAGATCCTGTGGCCTTGCCACTAAACTCCAGACTTTACTTTTCCCCGATGTCTAGAAGGAGACAGAGGTCCTAGTAAGGTGACTGAGAACAGGTCCAGTGTGTATGGTAGGGTGGACCTTCCCACCACTGCTCCCAACCTGCTGCCAAGAAGCACCGCTGCAGACTCACGTGGATTGCCatttaaactaaaaacacttcAGCTTCCAGACTGACAGACGTTTCCCCCAGCCCTGATTGTGTGTAAGGTGACCAGTGGCAGTAGCAAGACTGTCGTCTTCATGGCTGCGTGGGGGGACGGGGTACGGACACGGCCATGCCATGCTCCCCTCGAGTACATGGGGAGCTGAAGAAGGTTTACCTGACCAGCAGATTAGGGATGAAACACTGCAGAGCAGACAGGGTGAGATTCATTTACAGACTGATCCGCATGACGTGTGCTGATCTCTGGGTGTGGGTTTGCAACATGCACTCACTTCAGCTGCCTCGTGCTGGTGGTTGCTCCCAGGTAGAGGGGAGtttggctgtgctgctctgccgGGATCATTTTCTGGGCCCAGTTCAAACATGTATCCAAGCTCTTCCCTACTTTCTGAGGAGAATCTGAGTAGTTGGAGATTCCTGGACCTGAGGATCAGGAGAAAGAATGGATTTTTCTGTGGGAAGATGTGGGAGAAGTGAGAGCCATTACTAGAAAGCATGCTGTCCTTCAGGACATGCACAAAGCCAGGACCTGTCACAGGTGGAACAAAGGAGCCCTCCCACTTCTTCCATCGTGCTGTTCTGGGAGCAAAATGGTCAATATGTAAATACCAAATTACATGAATCTagccccagctgtgctgctaaGATACCCTGTAAGTGACCCTGCACCAGCCACAtgactgctgcagcagctgaggctgtctcagctcagagggaaaaaattaaTTGCTATGAAAGATAAGCAAAGGGCACACTGCCACGCAGGCAGCATCAAAACTGATGTAACCTCCTTCCTCCAGCCACTTCCTTCTGTGTTGGCGGAGGTGGCTTCTGAACCAGATATCTACAAACAGGACACCTCTGCTCTAGAGgaagctggtgctgtgcagacAGAAGCTGTGTGCAGGCCTTGACTCATCTTTCCAGCGAGATTCAGTGTGGTCTGAAATGTTGGTTTTGAACAACCACCCAGAAAAAGCCTTGCTTCCTCATCCTCCGGCCCTTTCGCCTTGCTGGCTGCGTGACTCCCTCCCCAGGGGCTTTGCTCTCCTGGGCCCTGTatggagctgagctgcagcctgcctgtgGCCACTCAGGCAGTGACCGTGCTGCCACAGAGACCAAGGGCTGCCTCTCACATGTGGAAGGAGACCTGCAGACAAGGAATTCTTGATGCTGCTGacaccctgctgcagcagcttcaaGTAAGTGTTCAAGCACGGAGCTACAGTTGGTTTTTTAACCCAGCCTGTGAATGTGGCAGCAGTCAAGACAAACACAAGGTTTCAGGGAGCCCTTAGTGCATCGTCTGTATGTGGTTTGTTTTGCTAGCAGTCTGCAAGAGCATCCCTTCCCTGCTTGTTGCAAGGCTGCCCTGCTACTGAGAGTTCAGGGtttcccagcaccctgctgtaATCATGCTTCAACATCAAAGCAAGATTTAGAGATAGGGAAGAAGAAACCCAAGCGCGTTAAGGCACAAAACTCTTTTAGCTGGCACCTGTGGGGTTTAAGCAACCCAAACTATTGAGGAATACCCCAGTATTCTCCAAAATGTGACACCTAAGGCCAAGCTGAACTCATACTTTTGGTATCAAAGGGGTTGGAGCTGTCATGCCTCTTGTGGGGCTACACCACTCACTGCCCAGAGTacagctgggaggaggaagaagttaCCAGGagtctccctgcagccagacTTGTCTCCACTGCTGTCACCATCTCCCCTCAGCAACCTTGGCCCATCTGCTGACCCACATGGATGTCAGAACCACCCCTCTGTGTGCTCCCCCAACCGCAGCAGGCCACCAAAGCtgtcacctgctgctgcagagtgcTCTGATGCCCAGCTGTGTATGGATAAATCTGCCCACGCTGAAGCGGACCCGTGCTGAAAGTAAGCAGCCTGCGCTTCACTGTTGCCAACATTTCAGGTTTCAGCTAAATGATACAGGAGCTGAGGAGATTGCAGCAGTGGACCACGCACAGACCTCTCAGTTTTGTTCCATCCCATGCTAATCCCAGAGCCCAGCAATCGTGGATCGGGCATCTTACCTTGCACGACACAGGAACTGCATTCTGTGATCACCCCAGTCTTGTTTGCCTTGGTAGTGGTCCACTGGTAGATGAACAGGATGGTGCGGGATGGGCCAGCATCCAGAACAACGCCATACTGGAAAACCCCAAAATCATTCTAGATAAACACTGAATGCACACGTCTTTGTTATTGTAGGGTCGCTTATTGTTTTGTAGGTACTCTGGGTCACCCATGTGCCTACACTGCAGTATTTGATTTAGCTTTTTATATTCAAAGAAAGAGTGAAGGCAGAAGATGATGGGCATTTAGAGCGAAGCATCTGCATTTCCGAACATATAcgtgaggagcagcagaagtgGAGAAACACGCAGAACTACGTAATTTCTGTAGTGGCATGCTCTGTAGTTGTTCCTGAAACCAGGCAGAGGGCTTCCATGGCAAGCTGAGCCATCTGGAGCTCAGGAGAAACAGGTCGTAGTGCAGTGCGAGACAGAACTATACAGTTTCTCAGCTGAATCTGGGACTCAGATTGCTGCTGGGTTAATATGTTAGAGGAAGAAGGCTTTCATGCAGAACTCAGAGGGCTGTGGCCTTCTGCTGCTTCTAAGAATCCTGAGACTCACTTCCCTACTGGAGATAGTGCAGCATGGCTTGGCTTTGCCCTGATGTGTGCCAGATCTGTTGGAGCTGCAGCATATCTGGACTAACCATTGCATGCACTGTCCAATGCAGCCGTCCCATGGAGGCTGAGATGATGTCTtggcagaaacagcagcaaccAGTGTGAGATTTCTCAACACCTTGTGCACTGTCATATTCTCCTATTGCCTATCAGTGTGGCTGAGGGTTTTCTTAGTCTCCTTGCAGCCCAGGGTCTGGTCTGTTTGCCACTAATTGAACTTTACTGAGCTGCACCTTGTACATGAGGGTTGGGAAAGGAGAGACCACAGGGGTACCCTGCAGTGCAGCTCTCAAAATGCCCTTAAAATAGTGCTCGTGCTAGCCTACGGTATCGCTTCCCCATTCCAGTCTGGGACATCTACACAGGAAAGCAGTGTAAGAGATCTGGGAGCTATGTGGTAGTGCGTGGTCTAAGCTGCATCTTCCCCAGAAATATTCATAGCTGTGACTGAGTGGGAGGAGAAAGCTCTGGAGAGGCTGGTGCTTGCACCGTCGGAAGGGTTTTAGCAGAAGATGGAGCCTGGCTCAGCCCTGCGTGCTGCCTCCTGCGCCCTTCCTGGGAGCTCCCAGGCTTGGCGCCGGGGCTGGAGCTGGTGCGGCTGGAGCCTGAGCAGAATGCGGAAGGGGGACGCAGCTCCCTGCCCGAGCCTGCTGGCATCCTCCCACACGAGTGACAGCTCGTATTTCTGGCAGGGACATGTCAGCTGCCgcaggagaggaggaaacaAATGGTCTTGGTGGAGAAGTCAGGATTTTTCCTCCCTCAAAATGAGAGAGCGCTGCTGGGAGCGCAAGGCAGGGGAGAGAATTGCTGTGTTAGTGCCACAGCTCAACATCAGGGAAGGAAAGAGCTGCTGGCAAAGCACGGAGTAacagttgtgtttgtttttttttttttttaatccagttttGTTTGAGAAGCCTGGGGGTGGATAGTGTCTCTAAACTTGTAGGTTAGCCTAGTTCTGAATAAACCACAGTGTGTGACTAAGCACACCTCAGCAGCGAAGCATGGGCAGATCTGACTGCTGTGTAGAGGAGGTTGGATCTTCAGCTGAAATCAAGAGGGGAAGGGACAGAAGAGAAGTAGGAGAGAAAACCCTACTGACTTCCAAGAGGGACCCAGCTCTTTCCCTCCACTGAAACcacagctccttgctgctgtggggtggctcctgctgggggctgctgtctGATGGACGATGCTCAGCCGGCACCTCCCCTCAGCCGCTGGGCACCTGGACCCAAgggcttggtttggttttggttggaaaaGCTACACTGTGCTGAAGGATGCTCTCCCATCCTCACAGCCTTCTGGTTCATGCTCTGTTGTTTCAGGCTAGGAAGTCAGTAGCTCAATGAAtccaaaaagcaacaaaacgCCAGTTCGTAGTTTAAGTGCCTGGCTTGCACCAGGGAGAGGCACAAGGAAACAGGCAGATTCTCCTTAAGCAGCAGCCCCGTAGCCAGGGATAGTGTCCTTTGCTTATT contains the following coding sequences:
- the LOC118175371 gene encoding ectonucleoside triphosphate diphosphohydrolase 2-like, with protein sequence MSWRELLPPWLVIVAGLTGIVLLCVSTKDVPVTPLRTKYGVVLDAGPSRTILFIYQWTTTKANKTGVITECSSCVVQGPGISNYSDSPQKVGKSLDTCLNWAQKMIPAEQHSQTPLYLGATTSTRQLNLSHPTLSDDLLAALTMALKSTPFDFQGAQILSSLEKEAFNWIAVNYVLENFFKYDWRGHLVPSEKGMAGVLSMGGTSTQLTSRIEEGNQAPKEGVKLQLYGQTHNVYTHHCPCHGTDQLRRRLLSMLIQDQRRAKTVSNPCWPLTYSQEVRWHSVHAGPCAASDDTSDVPGPDEVFSITGSSNPSACVTLVHSLLNSSSSCSFLTRSLSSAVKPLRTRFLVISEAMDFLRKSVPSPDLGQAVNKLCGMSVKELVQESQASLDAVADYCVVSAFIFHLSTKGYTLDFDKSVQTAFREIGDTSSGWTLGYLLSLTNTVPQDSPSFLKGIEPGVWSLLLILFVVLLTGSFMRISYRVMVKENSFSNRNSSVFDDN